In the Blautia coccoides genome, CAGGGACATGGACCCGACTTCGGATCTGCCAAATATTTTTCTTGTAAATCTGGAAATACTTTTGTCTCTAATACAGTTATCTTGCATTCATGTTTCACTGGATTACCTCCATAAACTTCAAAGTTTCTGTTCCCTATAAAATAAATTTATCGGGATTTACCAAATCGCCAAACAACGATTTGTTCATTTAAAGGGGCATAACCCCATGCCCCTATTCTACAACATTTTTCTCCTGTTGTATATACGAAAGACTATCCGATACACGCTTCCGTCGTTCTCATTGCAGGCTCTTTTCCATCCTGTCTCTGACTGTTCTGCTTGATGGCAGTAATTCTGTCATGAAGAGACTGATGTTCTTCTTTCTCCTCGTCCTGCTCTCCTTCCCCCTCCATCACAGCTTCCTTTTCATCCATGTTCAGCAAGGCATTCAGTTCCGAGAGACGTTCCAGTTTCTGGTTCAGTTCTTCCTCTTTCGGGAACGTTTTTTTTACCTCTTCCATCGCATTTTTCAGTTGTCCCTGCACTGTCTCAAGCTTTCGCTCTGCTTCTGCCAGCTTTTGTGGAATTGCTTCCAATGCGTTATTGATCCTGATGATATTACCATTTTCATCGGAACCAAGGCTGACACGATATACATTTTCATTTTTCAGGGAAAGGATAAATTCCTTGTTCCAGGAATCAAACTTTAAGCGGATGGAGAACCCCTGATACTGTCCGACATTGATCATGGCATCTGCCTGTTTCATGGACTGGCAGACAGCAAGAAGGGCTGCTCCTGCCTCTTTTTTCTCATAAAATACCGTGCCACCGACTTCCATCACAAATTTCTCCGGATCCGTGATCTTATTTGCCTGATACTTTTCCAGATCCGCTTTGTATCCTTCGATGCTTTCCTTAAGTACTGCTATCTGCTGTGGGAAATTCTTTGCAATATCATCTTCCAGCCGGTAATGGTTGCTCACAAAATTCGCTTTCAGCAGTTTCAGCTTCGATACTTCCACATCCAGTGCCATTTTTTCCTTGATTGCCGGATTCCCTGTTGCCAGGGCTTTTACTTCCGCATAGGACAATGCCGTATCGTCCACATCCTCGCAGCTTCGTACCGGTGATTTGCTGGTCATGATCTGGGAAATGAATTTCTGCTTGCTTTCGATCAGCTGGTCGAGTAGGTCAGCGGTATTACTACCGCCTTCCCCTCTAAGAACCGTGCGTGAGAGTTTCCCCTCACACGGCTCAAGCACTTATAAGCCCTGCGTTAGCAGAACCAGTTCATCAACATTTTTCGAGTAATGAAGTTCTCTGTGGCAATCAGCATGTAATAAAACATTCTTTTCTTTAAAATCTGCTCCCACTTCCGTATGGATTCGAAATCCCCGTTCCACTGTGATAGGTTCACCACAATGCGGACAAATGCCTTTCTGCATTTTGTACAGTGCATTTAATTTCTTTCTTCCATTGATTTCTCGAAGCATTCTCTTTGTGTCTCTGTCCTCAAAATATTCTGTGAAACGCTCGTCAAATGGTGTCGCTTCTGATTTTGTTTTCAGCCACCTTATTATTTTAGTATCAGTAGCATATATCAGATGTAATTCAAATGAGTCTGCCATATTTACACTGAATGTCCAGTTCCTTGTGCCAACTTTTCTGAAATATTTCTTAGCTATCCATTTGTGGCTTTTCTTCGGATGCCTACGTTTGCACCATCTCCACAGACATCTCCATACATCGAAATCAAACCTGTCAAACGCCTGCGAGGAGACATTATACTTTTGGAAATTCACCCATCCTCTGATGACCGGATTTAACTTTCTTATCAAATCTTCCTGCTTCATAGATGGATTTTGCTTTATGATCCCCCGTATCTTATTCACAATGGCTTTATAGTTCTTTTTGGATGGTTTTGTAAGAAGCTTGTCTTTGTACCACCGTATATTACATCCGAGAAAATCAAAACCATCTTCGATATGGGTAATCGCTGTCTTTTCTTCTGACAGTTCCAACCCTCTCTCTGATAAAAATTTCCGGATAATCGGGAGAACACCCGCTTCCAAAAGCTCTCTGCTTTCGCCTGTGACGATGAAATCGTCAGCATAACGTATAAAGTTCACTTTTGGAAAATATGCTTTTCCATCCCTTTTAGTTTTGTGGTATTTCTTCCTAATCTGGATTTCCAGACCATCCAACACCATGTTGCAGATAGTTGGTGAAATAGCCGAACCTTATGCGAAGCGAGTGATTATGCCGAGTCAGTGGCAAAACACCGCATAGTAACAGCATTTATACCTTTTTGACTCAGCATAATACGTCACTTAAATGAATTCAGGAATGACATGAGATCCGTATCTTTCGTCCAATCCGGGAATTCTGCTTCACCGGTTACTTTCGGAGCAAGTTTATTGACTGCTTCTGTTTTCAAACGGTTGTCTGCCCTGATATAGACCATTGTGGTGGAAATATCCTCATGGCCAAGGAAGTCCCGGATGTAAACGATGTTGATCCCGGCTTCCAACATGTGCATTGCTTTGCTGTGCCGGAAACCGTGTGCATGGATTTCTGGAAAAGATTGATCCTTACTCCGGATTTCATGTACATACTTCCGAATGATATAGTTGACTCCGTCACGGCTCAACTTTGCCTGTCTCTGGTTGACAACCAAAGGCTGATCGGTTGAAATATTCCTTCGCTGTCGTTTGATGTATTCAGAAACCAGTTTTGCTGTATTACGGGCAATCGCTACTGTACGGTATTTATTCCCTTTACCATGGAGACGCACTGTGGGATTGTCCCCAGTCTGGATATCCCGGATCGCCATATCACAGAGTTCCTGCACACGACACCCGCTGTCATAAAGAAGTGTCAGGATCACCCGGTGACGCAGTCCATTTTCCGTATTGATATCCGGATAGTTGATCAACTCCCGGATCTGATCAGGTGACAGGAAAGCAATCTCACGCATTGCGGCTTTTTGGGATTTGATTCCCTGCACAAGCTGCAGTGGCGCAAGGTATTCCAAACACCGCACACCAGCATACTCAGAAAAAGATTTGATAGCTGCCAGCCGTTGATTCGCTGTGGAAACACTGCATCCCCTGTTTCTCAGCCATTCAAGATACTCTATGATGAGAACGCGGTCAAAGCTTTGCATAGTGAAATCTGTAAGCCGGATCTTTTTGTATTCGGTCAGAAAAACAGCAAACAGCTTTAAGGCATCTTTATAGCTGAGAACCGTATTCCTGGAATAGTTTCTCTGCAACGGCAGGAAATCTGTCAGGAACCCTGTGACCAGTTGGGCAAAATCAGTAGAATTCGTGTTCATAGAACGCCACCTCCTGGATGATATCCGGAAAGGCCGCTTCCAGATGTTCTCGAACAAACGGGAATGCTGCAGACGTCAGTTTCAGATAATAAGCGGTCTCTTCAAAACTTTCGTGCCCAAGCATGGTACGCATGTAAGGAAGATACGCCAGCAGGTCTTTCCCTTCTTTTGACCACTTTAAGAGAAGGTTCACACAGTAAGTATGCCGGAAGTCATGGATGCGGGGACCACGTCCTGTATGAGAGATCCTAGCTTTGTCCAGATACCGCCGGAAGTTATGGTACAGGTTCTGCAGTGTCATTTCACGCCCGGGCCGCACCAGAAAAAAGAATTCATCCTCCGGTGAGCTGCTGTGGATCTGATCCTTCAGTTCCACACATCTGGAAACAAGATCCGGATGGATCGGTACGAGCCGGTCCTTCTGGTTTTTTCCCGAAAGGACCCGGATATAGCCATTTGCGAGGTCTACGTCCTGGATCTTTGCCAGTCGCAGCTCGGATACCCTCATTCCACTTGTATAAAGGATCCGAAAAAACACCGGCATGACAAGGGCCCGGTAGGGGCACTCGGATGGTACAGACTGGCTGGCATCAACCGCAGTAAAAAAGCGTTCCAGCTCGTCCGGGGTGTAGATATGTGCGTCATATTTCTCCGGATGCCTTGTCAGTCCATGAGGAGGTATATATGCAGGTATCCCCACGCTGTTGAGATATTTGCAGAATACACGGAGGCTGCTGATCCTGTGGGCATGATTCGCTGCACTTTCGTAGCTGCGTTTCTGACACCAATGATCACAGAGATCCTGGGAAATCCTCTTTTCAGTAAGCTGATGTTGGCAGAAAAACGTATCGATCCTGCGGAATGCGGCAGTCTCTGCTTCATATTTGAATCCCAGGGACTGTTTTAAAGTGATCAGTCCACAGAATTCATCCCGGAAAACGCTGTTGAATCCCGAATCACCCATAGGCGTTCACCGGTGGAGTCAGGACACACTCCGAAAGCTTTTTCAGATCCGTCTTCAGGTAGATGCCTGTTACATCTGTATCGGAATGGCCCATGATCGAAGTAATAACGGGGAGTGGTGTTTCCATCTCCAGAAGCATGGAACCTGCACAGTGACGCAGGGAGTGGAATCCCGAATGACGGTCCTTATCCCTGCGGATGCCTGCTTTGCGCATATGGAAGATAATCCGGTTTTCCAGATGATCGTTATCCGAAAGCGGGTCAAAAGGCGGCATATGCTTTACAAAAACCACATCCGTATCATAATACTTCGGACGTCCGTTTTTAATATAATCAATGACCGCCCAGCCTACTGCATCCGGTATAGGGAGGGAAAGCGGCTTATGTGTTTTATGCTGGATAATGGAGAGTTTTTTATTGCTCCAGTCGAAGTTGCCAAACCGGAGATTTTTGATATCGCTGACCCTCAGCCCAAGAATACATGCCAGCAGGATCATGGCGTAATCTCTTTTCCCGATCGGACTGGAACGGTCAACTGCATGCAGCAACTCCTGCAGTTCCTCTGTTGTCCAGACAGATGGTATCTTTGACTTTTTGGATACCGTTGGCATATGTATCTCTGAAGCCAGGTCTGCGGAAACCATTCCAGTTCCCTGGAGATAGCGGAGGAAGTGGCGTATCGCACAGACATTCTGCTCCACTGTTTTAAAACTGTATCCAGCTAATGTCCTGAGATATCCATTGCAGGTATCCAGACAGACAGCACTGACTGATCGTATTCCTTTTTGTGAAAGGTAATCCATAAATACCATAGAGATTGACGTATAATGACCGATCGTGCTTTTCGAGAGCCCTGAATTTAAAAGCGCATTGCAATAGCCAGTATGAATACCAGCGTAATACGGATTCAGCCGGATCGGATTTTTCGAGGCATAGTATCTCCGGGTCAGTACCTGGTGGAGACGGTAATCTTCCAGCATATGTACGACTCTCAGGATCTGTACCCGCTGCTGTGAAAGGGTTCCGTCATTATATCTGGTCTGGAATCCATACTGTTTTTCCAGATAAGCCAGCCCCCGTTCCATATCGAAGACTTCATCTCCGTATTCTGTCAGCAGAAACGATTGGATCTTCTTCCATTCACGTTCATAAAACTGGACGGTAACTGGATTATAGTGGTTGTCTAACAAAAGATTTTTTAATCCGTCCGTGATCTCTTGTATTGTCATGGCTGCTTCTCCTTCCTGTTAGTTGATAGGTAGAGCATAGCAAAAAAGCCAATCGATTATCAGTCTTATAGTGAACGGATTTATCCTGCATACTAAAAGGTTGAAAGCAGTATTATGCGGAGTGATTTATACGAAAATGCCGGAAACAGTGCATTTATGCTGGCCGACTCAGCATAATGAAAGTGTCCGCATAAGGTTCGTTATGTGGATCTCCACATAACGAACCCTGTGGGCTGCCGAGGTCTGTCAGAAATAATCTTCCGGTCTCAACGTACCCACTCTTTAACCATTTACGCAGAATATCTCTGTCCATTGGGATATGGTTCAGTATCCATTCGTGACTGATATTATCAAAACAGCCTTTAATATCTCCTTCCAGCACCCATTTAGGGGATTTTGCTTTATTCAGACAGGTAAAACACTGTTCGATTGCATCCTGGACACATCTCTTTGCTCTAAAGCCATAGGAGTTAGGGTCAGCAGTGACTTCCGCAATCGGTTCCAGTGCAAATTTGTACAATGTCTGCATCGCTCTATCCTTCATACATGGGATACTGAGCGGCCTCATTTTTCCGTTCTTTTTCGGGATATATACCCTCTTTAACGGTAATGGTTTGTAGCCTCTTCGTTTTAAACTGAGAATTGCTTCATATTTCAGTTTGGGAGTAGACCATAAGATTTTGTCTACACCTGCTGTCTTTTTGCCTTTATTACTCGTTACTCTTTTTACAGCTAAAGCACGTCCGTAGAAAGAATGTGTAAGCAGCCATTGCAAAGACTTTACTTTGCCGGTTCTGCCCTGTTGATGAGCCTTTACGATACGCATTTGCAGTTTTTTAACGTATGCATTCGCTTTGTTCCAGTCGATGCTGCCCCATGCCTTTGCAACGTCAGAAGTCGCACACATTTTCATGTTCATTTGCCTTACTCCTTTCAAAAATTCTATAAACTCTCTCGTAATTAAGCACCATGCGGAATTCTGCTCCCCTTTCGGGTGGGGCAAATTTTGAACCCCTATCCATCCTCATTATAAGGTCGGCATTCGCTTCCTCCGCAATCCTTTACCCGCATTCCCAACGGCTTCCCTTACGGTCCACTTGCCTTTGCAGGCGAGAATACGGGCTTGACACGTTCCACTTAATCAACAATCATTGATAGTTTAGGTTCCACCTCTACTCCGGCAGTCTTATGTCCGCGTATTCCTATCGTGGAGAGGAATATCCAACTGCACACCTTTTGGTTCAAGCCTGTCAGCTACTTTGGCTTGTTCAGCCTTAACGAAGCTTACGGTGATTCAGTTAATTAACCATGCTATCAGAAAGCCTGCACCCTAACCGCCTTGTAGCTGGCAGTTTTGCTTCTCCCTCACGGGATTAGCTCCAAATAGGGTTCCGTTTATATCCGCTTCCGAACAATTCCATTACTGGCAAAGCCGGGGATATTGGCTTCATCCAACGGAATGGATGGTTTGGTCGGGGTTACCGCCAAACAGTTAAATTAAGCGACTTCGTGTCGCACCCACATGTAACTGTCGAAGGTTGCTTCCGTCACATACCGATAGATATGCACTTTTTTGTTCCTATTGCCCTGACGGATGATACGCCCTTCCCTTTGTTCCAGGTCAGAAGGCTTCCAGCCTACATCCAGATGATGCAGGGCAATCAGACGGTCCTGCACGTTGGTACCGGCACCCATTTTAGCGGTAGAGCCCAGTAAAAAACGAACCTGTCCGGATTTTACTTTACTGAACAGCTCCGTTTTCTTCACTTCCGTATTGGCATCATGGATAAAAGCAATCTCTGCTTCCGGTACTCCTTTTGCCATAAGTTTCATTTTTAAATCGTCATAAACATTGAATGTCCCATCCCCTTTCGGTGTGCTGAGGTCGCAAAAAATGAGCTGGGCTGACCGTTTTGATGCGGTCTCTTTCCAGATAGCAAAGCTCTTTTCCACACAGGCACAGATTTTACTATCCTCATCATCCGGAAGCAATGGATTAACAAGACGCTGATCCAGTGCCAGCTTCCTTCCATCATTGGTCACTTTCAGCATATTGTCAACTGAGGAATCCACACCTCCGTCCCGTATCACCTCTGCACGTTCTCCAAGGCTCTCCACGATCTCTTTCTGATGTTCAGATGGTTTTAACACCACCGTTTCATATTCCGCTTCCGGCACCGGAAGTTCCAGCTGGTCTGCCGTCTTAATGTCAGCAATCTCTTTGAACATGCTCATCAGTTCCGGGATATTGTAAAACCTGGCAAATCTGGATTTTGCCCGGTATCCGGTACCTTCCGGAGCCAGTTCGATACTGGTCACAACCTCACCAAAGGTGGAAGCCCAGGAATCAAAATGTCCCAGTCCCATCCGGTTCAGTTTGCCATACTGCAGGTAACGCTGCATGGTATAAAGTTCCGTCATGCTGTTGCTGACCGGTGTGCCTGTAGCGAATGTAATACCTTTCCCGCCGGTGATCTCATCCAGATACTGGCATTTGTTGAACATATCTGCCGATTTCTGTGCTTCATTCTGGGCAATGCCTGCCACATTCCTCATTTTTGTGTAAAGGAATGCATTTTTGTAATAATGGGCTTCATCCACATACAGACGGTCTATCCCCAGTTCTTCAAACGTTACCACATCATCCTTTTTCTCTTTGTTCTCCAGCTTTTCCAGACGCCTCCTGAGACTCTTTTTGGTCTTTTCCAGCTGTTTTACCGTAAAACGGCTGCCATCAGTTTCCAGCTTTGCCTGCTGAATTCCGGCTTCCAGTTCTTCAATCTGCTCTTCGATGATCTTTTTCTGGCGTTCTTCCGATAAGGGGATCCTCTCAAACTGGGAATGCCCGATGATCACTGCATCATAGCTGCCCATTGCGATTCTGGCACAGAACTTTTTACGGTTTGCCGGTTCAAAATCTTTTTTCGTTGCCACCAGGATATTGGCTCCCGGATAGAGCTGTAGAAATTCAGCGCCCCATTGCTCCGTAAGGTGGTTGGGAACTACAAAAAGGCTTTTCTGGGCAATGCCAAGACGTTTGCTCTCCATAGCAGCGGCTACCATCTCATAGGTCTTTCCGCTTCCCACTACATGGGCAAGCAGGACATTATCCCCATAAAGCTGATGGGCAACGGCATTTTTCTGGTGCGGACGAAGCTCTATTTCCGGATTCATTCCCGGAAAGGTCAGATGGCTGCCATCGTATTCCCTGGGACGGATGGAATTGAAACGTTCATTATAAATCCGGCACAGTTTTTCCCTCCGTTCCTGGTCCCTGAAGATCCAGTCCTTAAATGCTTCCTTGATTGCATCCTGTTTCTGGGTTGCCAGCATCGTTTCTTTTTTATTCAACACACGGATTTCATTTCCCTCTGCATCCAGCTTTGTGTCATAGATCCGTACATCTTTTAAATTCAGGGTTTCTTCCAGAATCTTATAGGCATTGATCCTGCTGGTACCATACGTTGCTGTGGTCAGCACATTCCGGTCACTGTCCGCATTTTTACCGCTGATATTCCATGCACCGCTGGCTTCCGAATACCGGATATCAATTACCCTTCCGACCAGATAACCCGGGGTATCAAATAGTTCTTCCATAAAATCCCGGTATATTTCCGGGGCGATCCATGTGGCACCGATCCGGACTTCAATCTCTGATGCATCCAGGTCTACCGGCTGCACCTGCTTAAGGGCATTTACATTGCTGGTAAATTCCGGGTGGTTTTCTGCAAAGATTTTTGCCGTTTTCAGTTTCTCCCGGACATTACCGGATAGATATTCATCCGCAGTCTCCCACTGTCCATTGACCGGATCCCGAAAGATTACTCCTGTCAGTTCTTCTGCAACTTTCTCTTCCGTCTTACCTGTCAGCCCTGCCATATAAGGAAGATCAACCCTTGCTTTTTCATTCAGGGAAATCGTCAGGGCTTCCGCCGCAGTTTCAACACTGGTCACAGCCACTGCTTTCTTAATCGTCCGCTTGGTAAACATATCCGCTTTCCGTTTCAATGTACCATCTTCATTAAGATCCTCCAACGAACAAAGCAGACAATAAGAAGAGTCATCGGAGAATGCCCGTTTGTTTGCATTGCTTCCGATGACCCCATATTTTTCCGTATAAGCGTCATAGACCTGATTCAGTTTGACCTGAAGCTCCTGTATCGCCTCATCCGTTGCATTTTCTTCCATCTGCAGGGCGATCAAGTCCCGGACTACCTCACGGATCTCTACCATACCCTTTACACGTTCCGCCGTAGCTGCCGGCAGCTTCACCGGATTCATCAGGGAATTTACCCGGTAATAGATATGGTCATCCACCACAGTAAAACTGTAGTTACGGACAGCCGGATCCGCAGGAATGCTTTCCATGATCTCATCCAGTTCTGTTTCTGCCGTTACTGCCGGAACCATCGTTCCATGGATTTTTGCTGCGGCATCTTCCAGCTGTTCCGCCAGGTCTGCCCCTTCCAGCGGAAGACAGGCAGTCTCCATGCCATATGGTCCGGACACCTCTGCCATCGTTCCAAGTACCATTTCCGGGTGGGTAATAAAATACTGGTTTATGGTAATCCCATTATTATCCTCTCCCAGATTAACCCATTCCGGCTCTTCCATGGAAATGCTCTCCCTTTTCTGGAAGAACAGGATGTCTGCACTGACTTCGGTTCCCGCATTCGCCTTAAAAGCATTGTTCGGAAGACGGATCGCCCCTAGAAGCTCTGCCCGCTCTGCAAGATACTTCCTGACCTCCGGCGATGCTTTATCCATGGTTCCTTTGGTTGTGATCAGGGCAGCCACACCACGCGGCCGTAACTGGTCAATGGTCTTTGCAAGGAAATAATCATGGACCATAAAATGATACTTGTCATACTGGCGGTCATTCACTTTATAGGAACCAAAAGGGACATTTCCGATTGCCACATCAAAAAAATCATTGGGATAATCGGTCTTTTCAAATCCTTTGATCTGGATATCAGCGTTCGGATAAAGCAGTTTTGCGATCCTGCCGCTGATGCTGTCCAGTTCCACTCCATAAAGCTGGGACTGCTGTAACTTGTCCGGAAGCATTCCAAAAAAGTTTCCTACACCCATGGATGGTTCCAGGATGTTGCCCTTTTCAAATCCCAGATTCTGAAGCACCTGATACATGCTCTCGATGATAACAGGCTGTGTATAATGGGCATTCAACGTGGATTCCCTTGCCGCCGCATATTCATCTTTTGTAAGCAGATCTTTCAGTTCCTGATACTCCTCACTCCAGGAGGCTTTGCTTTCATCAAAGGCATCCGGCAATCCTCCCCAGCCAACATAGTTTGACAGAATTTCCTGCTCCTCTGGTGATGCATAACGGTTCTCTCTTTCACATTTTTTCAGAACCTGGATCGCCATCACATTGGCTCTGAATTTTTCTTTTGCTGTTCCGTAGCCCAGCTGGTCATCCGTGATATGAAAATTGACTGCTGGTATCTCAACAGATAATGCACGTTCCTTTTCCCCATACTCATTCCAGACACGTTCCGATATTTGACGGAAATAAACGGATTCATTTTCCATGATACTGTAGCTGACTTCCCGGAGTTCTTCCAGATTCGCTGCATTTTCAATATCCTCATGATACTGAAAATAAAGGGCTTCCCGTTCCAGTACCATCTCCAGCCGTTCCAGTTCCGGTTCGGACATCCGCTCCCAAATATCATCTTTTTCCGTATGGATAGTAAACCCTTCCCCGTCATCGTGATATTCCACCGTATAATGCAGGATATCCTGCTCCCCACGGATCTCACAGGTAAAGTCATACTCCGTCGTCCTGCTCACAGAAGAATACTGGCGGTTTACCAATACCAGGTTCTGCACATCTTCTGCCCTTAATGGCAGCCCGCTTTCTTCCGGCTTATCTTCCACATTTTCTTCCGCATGAACTTCCGCAACTTTCTCAACCTCTTCCGGAACTTCCTTTGTTCCCAGTGACTTCTTTACCTCTTCCATATCAGCAAGCCGCTGGGCTTCCTGCCGTTCTTCATATTTTTCCAGCTCTTCCGGTGACAAAAAATCCTCCATCCGGATCAGCTGCCTCGTCCTTGAAGCTGCCTGTTTCCACTTGACCAGTGTTGTCAGGCTTGGGTTGGATATCTGTCCTTTGCTCAAACGGATCCCTTTTGCGTCATGCCACTCATCGGAAAGGTCGCTTCCCTGGATGCCCGGTGTGCATCCTCCGTCTCCGTACTCATGTTTTAAGAAGTCGGCTGCTTCTTTTTCATCGTGGTGTTCCAGGAAAAATTCATAGATACGGTTCCTTCCGCCAGCTACATTTCCACCCCTCCGTAAAACAGAGTCAATCTCATCCTGCGTAATAAAAGCTGTTTCCGGCGGTGTTACGGTTTCTTCCTGCCGACTCCAATCAAGCGACCTTCCAAGGTCATAGACCCTCTGCTTGTATATTGGATTATTCCGGATCTGGTACCTCATATAGTTTTCCGGATGACGTTCCATATCCCGTTCCAGTTCCACAAGCATCTGGTAATACTCCCTTGTCTGTTCCGGATCATCCAGACCTGCACGGAACCTTTCGGTCGTTTCTGTATGGCTGTATATTCCCCTGATAGCCCCGGTATCCCGGAAATGAAGGGCCAGCTGGCTGGAAAGCTCATCACATTCCACTTTAATGGAATT is a window encoding:
- a CDS encoding helicase, encoding MLEPCEGKLSRTVLRGEGGSNTADLLDQLIESKQKFISQIMTSKSPVRSCEDVDDTALSYAEVKALATGNPAIKEKMALDVEVSKLKLLKANFVSNHYRLEDDIAKNFPQQIAVLKESIEGYKADLEKYQANKITDPEKFVMEVGGTVFYEKKEAGAALLAVCQSMKQADAMINVGQYQGFSIRLKFDSWNKEFILSLKNENVYRVSLGSDENGNIIRINNALEAIPQKLAEAERKLETVQGQLKNAMEEVKKTFPKEEELNQKLERLSELNALLNMDEKEAVMEGEGEQDEEKEEHQSLHDRITAIKQNSQRQDGKEPAMRTTEACIG
- a CDS encoding group II intron maturase-specific domain-containing protein — translated: MVLDGLEIQIRKKYHKTKRDGKAYFPKVNFIRYADDFIVTGESRELLEAGVLPIIRKFLSERGLELSEEKTAITHIEDGFDFLGCNIRWYKDKLLTKPSKKNYKAIVNKIRGIIKQNPSMKQEDLIRKLNPVIRGWVNFQKYNVSSQAFDRFDFDVWRCLWRWCKRRHPKKSHKWIAKKYFRKVGTRNWTFSVNMADSFELHLIYATDTKIIRWLKTKSEATPFDERFTEYFEDRDTKRMLREINGRKKLNALYKMQKGICPHCGEPITVERGFRIHTEVGADFKEKNVLLHADCHRELHYSKNVDELVLLTQGL
- a CDS encoding tyrosine-type recombinase/integrase; this encodes MNTNSTDFAQLVTGFLTDFLPLQRNYSRNTVLSYKDALKLFAVFLTEYKKIRLTDFTMQSFDRVLIIEYLEWLRNRGCSVSTANQRLAAIKSFSEYAGVRCLEYLAPLQLVQGIKSQKAAMREIAFLSPDQIRELINYPDINTENGLRHRVILTLLYDSGCRVQELCDMAIRDIQTGDNPTVRLHGKGNKYRTVAIARNTAKLVSEYIKRQRRNISTDQPLVVNQRQAKLSRDGVNYIIRKYVHEIRSKDQSFPEIHAHGFRHSKAMHMLEAGINIVYIRDFLGHEDISTTMVYIRADNRLKTEAVNKLAPKVTGEAEFPDWTKDTDLMSFLNSFK
- a CDS encoding tyrosine-type recombinase/integrase encodes the protein MGDSGFNSVFRDEFCGLITLKQSLGFKYEAETAAFRRIDTFFCQHQLTEKRISQDLCDHWCQKRSYESAANHAHRISSLRVFCKYLNSVGIPAYIPPHGLTRHPEKYDAHIYTPDELERFFTAVDASQSVPSECPYRALVMPVFFRILYTSGMRVSELRLAKIQDVDLANGYIRVLSGKNQKDRLVPIHPDLVSRCVELKDQIHSSSPEDEFFFLVRPGREMTLQNLYHNFRRYLDKARISHTGRGPRIHDFRHTYCVNLLLKWSKEGKDLLAYLPYMRTMLGHESFEETAYYLKLTSAAFPFVREHLEAAFPDIIQEVAFYEHEFY
- a CDS encoding site-specific integrase yields the protein MTIQEITDGLKNLLLDNHYNPVTVQFYEREWKKIQSFLLTEYGDEVFDMERGLAYLEKQYGFQTRYNDGTLSQQRVQILRVVHMLEDYRLHQVLTRRYYASKNPIRLNPYYAGIHTGYCNALLNSGLSKSTIGHYTSISMVFMDYLSQKGIRSVSAVCLDTCNGYLRTLAGYSFKTVEQNVCAIRHFLRYLQGTGMVSADLASEIHMPTVSKKSKIPSVWTTEELQELLHAVDRSSPIGKRDYAMILLACILGLRVSDIKNLRFGNFDWSNKKLSIIQHKTHKPLSLPIPDAVGWAVIDYIKNGRPKYYDTDVVFVKHMPPFDPLSDNDHLENRIIFHMRKAGIRRDKDRHSGFHSLRHCAGSMLLEMETPLPVITSIMGHSDTDVTGIYLKTDLKKLSECVLTPPVNAYG
- a CDS encoding DEAD/DEAH box helicase family protein: MDPSHEPDPGTGRGDGGSGDYIQLSLFPTEEEQFGEIRKAAAALTQPAAFFVSDEIVDDVLRTGSGRKNTLFHITAKLVEGIDHEKLRSFLIQEYGTGGKGFEFSGQKFSVWYDGDGMRFRRGESARHNYDRMLTWEEAANRIQDMYDAGTYVSNVIMQNSIKVECDELSSQLALHFRDTGAIRGIYSHTETTERFRAGLDDPEQTREYYQMLVELERDMERHPENYMRYQIRNNPIYKQRVYDLGRSLDWSRQEETVTPPETAFITQDEIDSVLRRGGNVAGGRNRIYEFFLEHHDEKEAADFLKHEYGDGGCTPGIQGSDLSDEWHDAKGIRLSKGQISNPSLTTLVKWKQAASRTRQLIRMEDFLSPEELEKYEERQEAQRLADMEEVKKSLGTKEVPEEVEKVAEVHAEENVEDKPEESGLPLRAEDVQNLVLVNRQYSSVSRTTEYDFTCEIRGEQDILHYTVEYHDDGEGFTIHTEKDDIWERMSEPELERLEMVLEREALYFQYHEDIENAANLEELREVSYSIMENESVYFRQISERVWNEYGEKERALSVEIPAVNFHITDDQLGYGTAKEKFRANVMAIQVLKKCERENRYASPEEQEILSNYVGWGGLPDAFDESKASWSEEYQELKDLLTKDEYAAARESTLNAHYTQPVIIESMYQVLQNLGFEKGNILEPSMGVGNFFGMLPDKLQQSQLYGVELDSISGRIAKLLYPNADIQIKGFEKTDYPNDFFDVAIGNVPFGSYKVNDRQYDKYHFMVHDYFLAKTIDQLRPRGVAALITTKGTMDKASPEVRKYLAERAELLGAIRLPNNAFKANAGTEVSADILFFQKRESISMEEPEWVNLGEDNNGITINQYFITHPEMVLGTMAEVSGPYGMETACLPLEGADLAEQLEDAAAKIHGTMVPAVTAETELDEIMESIPADPAVRNYSFTVVDDHIYYRVNSLMNPVKLPAATAERVKGMVEIREVVRDLIALQMEENATDEAIQELQVKLNQVYDAYTEKYGVIGSNANKRAFSDDSSYCLLCSLEDLNEDGTLKRKADMFTKRTIKKAVAVTSVETAAEALTISLNEKARVDLPYMAGLTGKTEEKVAEELTGVIFRDPVNGQWETADEYLSGNVREKLKTAKIFAENHPEFTSNVNALKQVQPVDLDASEIEVRIGATWIAPEIYRDFMEELFDTPGYLVGRVIDIRYSEASGAWNISGKNADSDRNVLTTATYGTSRINAYKILEETLNLKDVRIYDTKLDAEGNEIRVLNKKETMLATQKQDAIKEAFKDWIFRDQERREKLCRIYNERFNSIRPREYDGSHLTFPGMNPEIELRPHQKNAVAHQLYGDNVLLAHVVGSGKTYEMVAAAMESKRLGIAQKSLFVVPNHLTEQWGAEFLQLYPGANILVATKKDFEPANRKKFCARIAMGSYDAVIIGHSQFERIPLSEERQKKIIEEQIEELEAGIQQAKLETDGSRFTVKQLEKTKKSLRRRLEKLENKEKKDDVVTFEELGIDRLYVDEAHYYKNAFLYTKMRNVAGIAQNEAQKSADMFNKCQYLDEITGGKGITFATGTPVSNSMTELYTMQRYLQYGKLNRMGLGHFDSWASTFGEVVTSIELAPEGTGYRAKSRFARFYNIPELMSMFKEIADIKTADQLELPVPEAEYETVVLKPSEHQKEIVESLGERAEVIRDGGVDSSVDNMLKVTNDGRKLALDQRLVNPLLPDDEDSKICACVEKSFAIWKETASKRSAQLIFCDLSTPKGDGTFNVYDDLKMKLMAKGVPEAEIAFIHDANTEVKKTELFSKVKSGQVRFLLGSTAKMGAGTNVQDRLIALHHLDVGWKPSDLEQREGRIIRQGNRNKKVHIYRYVTEATFDSYMWVRHEVA